One genomic segment of Brassica napus cultivar Da-Ae chromosome A3, Da-Ae, whole genome shotgun sequence includes these proteins:
- the LOC106444091 gene encoding uncharacterized protein LOC106444091 → MDQEVDAVNAQIAGENRMPGIRNLQTNHSHHPRVGLIIQESLTRWLTGPEIYRILRRRRSLTVSSDENPHHGVIGLYLFYCPRFYNYTNGLHDTRTFQHSHRGHTIRVTQSRPAIPPAPTYCRRMYRCSTRYGRFLLVHYRNE, encoded by the exons ATGGATCAAGAGGTAGATGCTGTAAACGCACAGATTGCAGGGGAAAACAGGATGCCAGGGATCCGAAATCTTCAAACTAATCACAGCCATCATC CTAGGGTTGGACTCATCATCCAGGAATCCTTGACCCGCTGGCTCACTGGCCCGGAGATCTACAGGATTCTCAGGCGTAGACGATCCTTGACAGTCTCCAGCGACGAAAATCCACACCATGGGGTCATCGGCCTGTACCTATTCTACTGTCCACGCTTTTACAATTACACGAATGGGTTACACGACACGCGCACTTTCCAACACAGCCATCGCGGGCACACTATCCGTGTCACCCAGTCACGCCCTGCCATTCCCCCAGCTCCGACTTACTGCCGCAGGATGTACCGGTGCAGCACAAG GTACGGTCGGTTTCTCCTGGTTCACTACCGCAATGAGTAG